The genomic segment TGACAAGTGTAAATTTATTGAAGGAGattaaaaaatcctgaaagaaTAGTTTGGTGTAttggttcccccccccgccccctcgcAAAAGCAGCATGTGGGCgtaggggtgtgtgtgtgtgggggggtaCCTCGGTGTGTCCACTTATGAGGGAGACTTCAACATACTAGAATAATTCCAGACCAAAAACTGCAGAGCCATGAGCACAATTGTAATAGAAACTTCATGAGATTAATTACTGCAGCACTCATAAACTTGGTAACTTGGTATAGGCAGAGTCAAAATACTAGGACGCTAAACACTTAGCATTGCTAGCCAGCCTTTAAGAAGCTGTTATGGTCTGGCCACAACCCTGGTTAATGTAATCGTATTTTTGTGGTGTAAGCATGGCTTATTTTCGCCTGCACGGCTAGGAGTCTTGACTGGTATTCAAGAACCATTTCAGATGAAGAACAAAATCCTAGTACTGTTGAAATCACTGTCATATGCCAGTAGGACCAGGCTTTAATCTCCTCTGTTCTTGTACAATATTTCTTGTCCACAAATAAAAACTTGTAATGGCCTGGCCATAATTTTACTGTCTAGGCCAGGTTCTTCTTAGGTGACGGCCACTGATCAGCCCCTTCACTGTTGCTGAGAGGCATCTCCCCTGCTGCATCAACCTGCCGGGGAACAGAGCGGAGGCTTCTGCTCCCCATCTTGTGTTTCCGTCTACTCTTAGGCTTTTAAAGACATACTCAGGTTCGCCAAGCACGGCATTAAGTGGCACATTAATGCATCCGAACAGCATAAAAACAGAGGGTCCCTGTAGTTCCAAACACAATTTAATTCCAACTGCCAAGAGATGCGCCCAGGGTTTTGTGACAGGCTTATGCAGCCACATCTCCACCAGTAGGCCACATCTCCACCAGTAGGCCACTCAGCTATTTTTCAACAGATGCCGAAAAATGCATTGCTGCACTAGTGTTGCTAACAGTTTAATAGAAAACCCACACCTTTTAATCAGCATGCTATCAGCTATCAGCACCATAAATGACACAGCAGTAACAtaggggttggacaagataatctctagaggtcctttccaactcctaccattctgtgattctgtttgaGAGgtcagtgaggtggattgagaactggctgaacagcagaactcagagggtcgtgatcaatggggcagagtctggttggaggcccataactagtggtgttccccaggggtctgtgctgggtccagtcctgttcaacatagtcatcaatgaccaggatgatgggatagagcgtaacctcagcaagttcactgatgataccaagctgggaggagtggctgatacaccagaaggctgtgctgccatccagtgagacctaGAGAGCTGCACCGAGGGGAACCTTGTGAAATTCAATgagagcaagtgcaaggccctgtACCTGGGgcagaacaaccccatgcaccggtacaggctgggggtgacctgctggaacgcagctctgttgagaaggagctgggagtgctggtggacagcaggttggccacgagccagcaatgtgcccttgtggccaagaaggccaatggtatcccAGCCTGCATTAcaaggaatgtggccagcagtaCAAGGGAACTTATCCTCCCGCTCTGCTCCGCCCTAGTAAGACATATATGGAGTaatgtgtccagttttgggccccccagtttaaggacagggaactgcttgagccagtccagcggagagctatcaagatgatcaggggaacTAGAGCATCTCTCttaagaggaaaggctgagagacttgggtttgttcagcctggagaagagaagactgagggggaaatcttatcaatgcttataaatatctaaagggtggctGTCAcgatgatgggactggactcttttcagtggtgcccaatgagaggacaaggggcaatgggcacaagttgtaacacaggaagttccacttcaatatgagaaaaaacttctttcctgtgagggtgacagagcagtggcacaggctgcccagggaggttgtggagtctccttccctggagacattcaaaaccctcctggaggtgttcctgtgccccctgctctgggtgtgcctgctgaagcagggggacTGGaaaagatgatctccagaggccccttccaatccctgccattctgtgattctggtaAACATGTCTGTGCTCAACCTACCATCAAGCTTACATTACTAGAATTAATGCAGCTGTGCCTCTGCCAAAAAGGAAGTAAGAAATTGCATACATAGGCCAGATTTTGTTTTATCATGATTATTTTTCCCACTGTAGAATAGCTGAAGCCCACATGAAAGTGAACCAGAGAACTTTGCACATTACTGGTGAGACTTAAAAAAGCCAGAGAGCAGACAGGTTTACACACTCACATATCAGTTGTCAGGGCTGAGAGACAGTCTTATGCTAGAACATGTACCTATTAAAACATATTCTTCCATTTGAAAGCCATAGCACTTAAGATCATattgaagtattaaaaaaaaaaaccacaaaacaacaaaaaactaaaCAACAAAATATTGTGGGGAGGAACCCAGAAGTTATGTATTCATACCTGTCCTTCCAAGAGCTGGAAGGACATACTCTTTTTATACTGCCACCTTGATTTGGAAAAGTTCTGTATTTTGGGGAGATGCTTAAGACACCAACCAAAATAACATGAACACAGGCTTATTTATTGTCCTTTCAGTGTGCTGGGCTTCTCAGCATGTGCAATGGTTAGGCTGGTGTACAACTActgtgtatttattaaaaacaattactCTGGTAGAGGTGAAATTGTCATCTTCTGTGGCCACTGAATACCAACCAGAATTCACACACAGATGTTCCTAAGATCAGGCTCTGAAGGGATAGTCTGGAGGGTGAATGAGTTTTCATCTTGTAAAAGCACCTTCATTCTCATGACCTTTAGTGTTTTCTTGTCcaaatgaaagcagcagcactcatctgcagaaggaaaagtacTGCATAGATGCTTCTAGGAGGAGGATATTGATGATTTGTTTAATGAAGTCACCACTAGGCCACTGCTTAAATCCAGACTTCGACCTTCTTTTTCCTagaaatgtggaagaaaaataaatccgtGACTCAATGCTGTTTTGGAGCAAGCAgttaaaaatataatcaaaccagcaatacatattttgtttgttgCATCAAATCAATGTAAAATTACACCTTACCTAAGCATCTATGACTGAATGTAAATGTCAAGAACAGATTGTGCAGGAATCCCTGGAGTTAGGCCACTGTCGCTCTGCCAGCTGCACGTCCAGCTTAGAGCACAGCCTTGCTTACATCTGGTCAAGAATGCCCAGCCAGAAGGCTCATCCAGTGCTCAAGGATCTAGCGAAAACTAGCTTCTGTGCTTTGCCTCTCAGGTGTCCCCAAAAGTGCAAACCCCAGCTGAAACTATTCCTGCTGCTGAGACACAGACTGGCTCTTTCTCCTCAACCTGTCCCCGTTTTCACAAAGCCGGAAGGGGTTGGGCGAGGCGGCAGAGGACACAACTCTGACAACAATTCTGACTCTTTTGCTCCTTTGTCAAATGTGACTGGGTGGACACTGGGGAGTGCGTAcatgtatttaatttccttcGGAAAAAGCTTGTTCAAAAGCCTtaatagttttgtttgtttttcttcagcctggacagaaaggagaagaaatacaaatggAATAAgcttaaaaagttaattttggagtggctggaaaaaaaacaaacaacacattAGGAAAacatatagaatcacagaatggtgaaGGTAGGAAAGGACCTCCAGAgccatctggtccaaccctgCTGCTCTAGCAGGACTGCCCGgagccagctgcccaggaccatgtccagacggTTTCTAAGTagctccaaggatggagaccccacagtctccctgggcagcctgcgcCAGTGCTTCGTCactctcacagtgaaaaagcatTCGCTTATGCTCAGTTGGAAATCAACATTCAAAGATGCAGAAAACGTGTGTTTCCAAAGAACTGCTCCACATACCAGCTTAATTCATGTTTTCTAGAAATTATTAATTGTGGATATTGAGCTTAAATAGCCGATCAGTGACGTTATTTTCCTCTTGACCACATACAGCCTTTGAATAAATGCTGCTACCTACTGTAATAGCACTGCCCTTGGTACTCTCTGGTAGAGCTACACAAAAACAGCAGCCATTATgccaatgaaaataaacaatgtGACATACTTACAGCTCTGTAATCCAAGAACATTTCTTTGAAAGCCAGAAAGTCAGTAAACGTGAGAAGCATATCAAATATATCACCTGCCATTTCATCTTTGTGCTGTCTATAAAGAGAAGTAGTTGGGGAATTAGAAAACTGTGTGGGAAATAaactcttattttaaaatggtacAAGGTCAAAAGGATATCAGTGTAAGTAGAACAATATCAAAATTTAAATGATAATGTTATTATGGGTCTTCCGTAAAGCAAAACTTTAGCCAAGTATTACCTTGTAATATTTCCAATGCAAGTACATTAACATATTATATTTAGGTAAATGTGAAAGTATCTCATCAGTCCTTGAAAACCAGACAAAGAAACTGACATGTAAGTCAAGAGAAGTAACACTCAACTAgcatttatctatttatttatcttgAGCCCTGAAACAACTAGGCAGTCCCTTGGAAAGTGAGAAAGGCTGGGGAGAAGCACAGTGTGCTCACACATATCCCTTAAGAATGAGGGACTGTACTGACAACACTTTGTTGAGGTCTTttgatgaaaacattttggaagaaaGATTCCATGCTCCTGTATCGGCATATTTCAACAAGACTTTCTTGACAGTCAAGGGCTGGGTTGGGTTGTCttatttttggggggttttgtttgtttgggtttttaaaaaattatttcattcttatCAGAAGGAGATTTACCTTAAACAGCCTATCTTTTAAGCGTACTATGCATATTCACAGTAACTTCccaatgttttatttaaaaaaattaaatagattcAAATATTGTAAGATATTCAATTCCCAATGAGACTTGATTTTCTTATTCATGGCGAAAAACAGTGATCTTCCAAATATGACCTCTTCATAAAGTTGGTTAAGCTAAAGTGACCAAATGCAAAAGCTTAAGACAAATCAAACTTTTCTCTGAACACTTTCTACAAAAATTACAATGAAGGCATTATATCACATGACTGTTGAAAGACTACCAGGCTATTTAAGTGTCCAACACAGAGCCTGAAAGAGACAGATGAGAGCTAGCCTTTTAAGGATCTGGGTTCAAGGGACAACAGTGGAGAAAACCATTCTGTGTTCTGATTCTGATTTCTCTTACTACCCCTTAAGTCCCAATATATTTCAGCATAACAGTTCAGAAATTTAAAGTAGCACAACATGCTGAAGGCAAGAAAAGTGGGCAGTCACTGCATGCATaaacacttttgtttttaattaaagaggAACCTCTTTTCTAAAGGGAGAACTGTCAAACCTAAGTTTTAATGTAGACAAAGAGAGTTAATTGAGAAGCATATAACCTGCCCCCCAAcgaaaagcaaagcagagactTACTGCAATGACATTGTGAAAGCAGTCATATTAAAACCAGGAATCTGATGAAGCAATTTTTCTTCAATGTATTTCTCTACTAGAGAGatctggaaaaaaccaaaaaaaccaccccaacaTCGTAACAAATTTCAGGAGCGGATTTCAAAACAGGGGATCTTCCTTACGCTGACACCTTACTGACACTTTGTATTACCCTCACTGGGCCGACAACTGCAGATTCCTTAGCTGGGTGATGCTAATTCAGTTATTCACACCACTGCTGAGGCACTGAGCTGAACATTTTTGCTGGGAATACTGATAAGAACAAAACATCTGTAGAAGTTTTCAGGTGAAACAACGAGAAA from the Phalacrocorax aristotelis chromosome 8, bGulAri2.1, whole genome shotgun sequence genome contains:
- the ARL2BP gene encoding ADP-ribosylation factor-like protein 2-binding protein isoform X2 produces the protein MMETADEENFGVAISSPSDAEFDAVVGYLEHIIMDDDFQLMQRTFMEKHYQEFDDSEENKLIYTSIFNEYISLVEKYIEEKLLHQIPGFNMTAFTMSLQQHKDEMAGDIFDMLLTFTDFLAFKEMFLDYRAEKEGRSLDLSSGLVVTSLNKSSISSS
- the ARL2BP gene encoding ADP-ribosylation factor-like protein 2-binding protein isoform X3; translation: MMETADEENFGVAISSPSDAEFDAVVGYLEHIIMDDDFQLMQRTFMEKHYQEFDDSEENKLIYTSIFNEYISLVEKYIEEKLLHQIPGFNMTAFTMSLQQHKDEMAGDIFDMLLTFTDFLAFKEMFLDYRAMSAAAFIWTRKH
- the ARL2BP gene encoding ADP-ribosylation factor-like protein 2-binding protein isoform X1, yielding MMETADEENFGVAISSPSDAEFDAVVGYLEHIIMDDDFQLMQRTFMEKHYQEFDDSEENKLIYTSIFNEYISLVEKYIEEKLLHQIPGFNMTAFTMSLQQHKDEMAGDIFDMLLTFTDFLAFKEMFLDYRAAEEKQTKLLRLLNKLFPKEIKYMKKKVEVWI